A segment of the Armatimonadota bacterium genome:
GATTGCTCTTGAGCAGGCTATTCGATCAGGAGCAGATTTTATAATCACCCAGCCGGTTTACAACCTCGAAGCCTTCAATCAATGGGTGAAAGCAATTAGCCAGCGAAATATTCCTTCTCAAACATACATAATCGCGGCCGTAAAGCCTCTAACTTCTAAGGATGAGGCATTGGCCCTAAGAGAAAAGTATAGGCACTTGGATATACCCGACAGTGTATTATCGAAACTGGATGCAACTTCCGGCATAGATTTAGCAGTTGAAACTTTGATTGCTCTAAAAAATACCGAAGGAATCCGGGGCGTTTATTTGATGACCGGTGATAATTTTCAACTTGCCGCAGACATTTTGAAGGCGAGCGGACTTTCGAGGGGCTAGGAAGTAATGCCAGCGAAATATCACATACATACTCAACCAATGCCGCCAAAGCACAAACCAATAGGCAAGTATGGCATTGTTGATTGGCGAGAAGATTGCTCGGCATGCCACAACTGCGTCAAGCGGGAATGCGCATATGATGTGTACGACAAGGAACGCGACCGACTGGTAAATGCCCTTCAATATGTAGATTATTTATACGAATGCAAAGGGTGTCTCTGTTGCGTTCAAAGTTGCACGAAAGGCCTTTTAACTTGGGAGACAAATCCTGAATATCTTAAACTCGGTGACGAGGTATGGACGCCTGATATAATTTCTAGTACGTGGTTCCAAGCCGAAACCGGTCGCATTCCAGTTTCTGGTGCCGGATATCCTGGACCGTTCTGTGGGCCTGGGTTTGACTCGATACTTACCGATATGTCAGAAATTGTCCGCCCTACCCGCGATGGCATTCATGGGCGAGAGTATATTAATACTCAGGTGGATATTGGCAGAAAACCGACGGCATTAGCATTTAATCCCGAAGGAAAACTTGCATTAAAGAGTCCGCCTATTGTAGATATACCAATCCCAGCAATTTTTGGTCTTATGCCTTGGCACAAAACGAGCCCACAACTTCTAACAGCTATTCTCGATGCGGCAAAAAAGCTAGGCACTTATGCTTTCGTTGATGATTCGTCTTTATTTGCGCATGATGTTGCAATTCCTTACGTTTCTGGTGAGTTTGTGCCACTTGAAGCAAGGCTCGCGGTTTGGCCTGATTCGCCCGACGTCGTGAGAAGAATTGAGAAAGCTAAGTCTACAAATCCTGAGATGATTGCTATAGTGTCGCTCTGCCTTAACCAAAATGCGGTATCTCGATCACTTGAGCTAGCGAAGGCTGGTATTGATGTTATTCATCTTTTGGCAGACTGGCATGGCATGACAGTTAATTCGGATAAACCCAAGCACATAACCCATGCAGTGCGTGAAGTTCACTTGGCGTTTGTTGAACAAGGAAACAGGGATGAAATAACGCTTATCGCAGGCGGTGGAATTGCATTAGCGGAGCATATGGCTAAGACAATAATTTGTGGCGCAGATCTCGTGAGCGTAGATGTGCCGCTCATGGTCGCGTTGGAATGCCGAATTTGTAAGAATTGCCAGCAGGGGCTTCCCTGCCCCATCGAAATAGAAGACGTCGAGCATGATTATGCAGTTCAGCGCATCGTCAACCTGATGGGTGCGTGGCACAATCAGCTTCTGGAGATGATGGGCGCAATGGGTATTCGCGAGGTCAGACGGCTTCGCGGTGAGGTTGGCAGAGCAATGTTCTTCGACGACCTAGAGCGCGAGTGCTTCGAACCCATTTTTGGCAAACGGAAGGAACTTTAAGCGGGAAGTAATCGGGGGTATTTTCGTGGCTATAGTTGTGAATAAAAACGCTATTCAAGCTAGCGACGCCGACGATTTGGGGATTAAGATGCCTCCAAGTCGTGAAGTTAAGCCTGCGCCGGACCGCTTCAGGAATACGATTGGCAAGTATCGTGTGTGGCGAAGCGAGGCATGTATCAAATGCGGCAAGTGTATCGAAGTTTGCCCAAGGGGTGTTCATGTAAAACCTGCGGGCTATGCTGATTTCATCAAACCCTTGGATTATAAATGCACAGCAGAAATATGCAAATCAAAGGGTAGCTATTGTGTAGACATTTGCCCAAAACGTGCCTTGCGCATCGAACTAAGCCCCATGTATAAGGCGCTAGGTGATTATCGTTGGACGGCTGATTTGATTCTAAGCACGTGGTATATGGCGGAAACCGGCCGAACACCAGATGGCGAACTTAACTATGAATGTGGAAATTCGGGCGGCGGCTTCGATAAGATTAGATTTAAGTTCCCTAAAAATGAGCAAAGAATAGACACAGCAGAAATCTCAACCGCTATTCCTTTAAACCGTCGGAATGATGGGCGGCCTTCAATCGTAATTGATATCCCTGTCTATGGCGGTGGTATGTCATTTGGCTCCGTTAGTCCCCATGTGATGGTGGCTAAGGCTCGAGCAGCAATGGCGTGGAATACGTTTAGCTGTACGGGCGAAGGCGGCTATCCGGATAGAATCATTCCGTACCGAGATCACATGATTACTCAGGTGGCGACTGGTTTGTTTGGCGTTCGTGAGGAAACAATTCGATGGGCGCCCATTGTTGAGTTCAAGTATGCCCAGGGCGCGAAGCCTGGGCTTGGTGGGCACCTTTTGGGCGATAAGAATACCCCTGCAGTAGCCGCGATGCGGGAGGCGGTTCCTGGAACTTCTCTCTTCTCGCCGTTTCCTTTCCACAGTGTTTATTCGGTGGAAGACCATAAGAAGCATGTTGATTGGATTAAGCACGTCAATCCACGGGCGCTCGTATCAGTGAAGGTCTCAACGCCAGTTGATGTTGATATGGTGGCCGTTGGATCATACCATGCTGGAGCGCATATCATCCACCTTGATGGAAGCTACGGCGGAACAGGGGCGGCGCCGGATATTGCAAAGAAAAACATTGCGATGCCGATTGAGTACGCAATCCCCAAAGTTCATCGTTTTCTCGTGGAAGAGGGTATTCGCGACGAAGTTACATTAATTGCAAGTGGTGGGATTAGGACGGCTTATGATATGGCAAAAGCAATAGCCCTTGGAGCTGACGGCGTTGTTATAGGCACGTCTGAAATGGTGGCAATGGGTTGCATTCGTTGTGGGAAATGCGAGAGCGGCAAAGGATGTGCCCGCGGAATTGCCACTACAGACCCCGAGATGGTTTCAAAAATGACAATTGATTGGGCAACGCAGCGTATTGTAAACATGCTTAACGCTTGGCGTGAGCAGTTAGTTGACGTTCTCAGCCGCTTTGGTATGCGAGATGTTAAAGAACTTCGAGGTCGATGGGACCTGCTAAGGCACGAAGATTACATAACAGGCGATGAGTAACTGAAAGTTTGGACGTTTATTTTGGATGATTGATAAAAATGAGTAACCTTGCGCAAAAGATAATCGAAAGCCGAAGTTGGATGATGAAAGATTGGAAGCCTGGTACGTTGGTGCGAGCCGAAGAAGAAGGCGGGTGCGGCGTTACCGGCTTTGCGTGTAGTATTCCAGTTAGCGGCAGGCATATCTATGCTCCTTCAGTCCAAATGCATAACCGCGGAAATGGCAAGGGCGGCGGTATTGCGGCTGTGGGGCTTGATTCGAATCAAATGGGAGTGCCACCGGAGATTCTGAAGAACGATTATTGTCTCCACATTGCTCTCCTCGAGCCGTCAGCCCTCGCAAATGTGGAGGCTGACTTTATCACCAGCGTATTCGACGTTCACCATGCCGAGACTCTCGACCATATTGACGACTATCGCGATATCGAGGGGTTGGAAATCCGCCCGCCGGAAGTGAGAAGATATTTCGTACGTCCCAAAAAAGACGTTCTCAAGAAATTCGCGGATGCCCGTGGGCTTGCTGGTGTACCTGAGCGAGAGTTGGAGGATGAATTCGTTTACCAAAACACTTTCCAGCTGAACTCAAAGTATTATGCATCCCTAGGAGATAAGCAAGCTTTCGTGCTTTCACATGGGCGCGATATGCTCATTCTTAAGATTGTTGGATATGCCGAGCAAATCGTAGAGTACTATAAGCTTCATGATTTGCGTGCGCATGTTTGGATTGCTCACCAACGTTATCCAACTAGAGGTCGCGTGTGGCACCCAGGCGGGGCACACCCGTTCTGCGGAATGCACGAGGCGCTTGTGCACAATGGCGATTTTGCAAATTATTACTCGGTTACCGAATACCTTGCCCAGCGAAATATACGGCCGCTGTTCCTGACCGACACCGAAGTTTCCATTCAAGTCTTCGACCTCTGGAGTAGGGTTTACAAGTATCCTCTGGAATACGTAATAGAAGGACTCGCGCCAACTGTGGAGCGGGACTTCGACATGCTTCCAAAGGAGAAACAAGAAGTCTATCGTGCCATCCAAGCAAGCCACATTCACGGCTCACCAGACGGTCCGTGGTTTTTCATAATTGCACGGAATGACGTTCAAAACGACGCATATCAGCTTCTTGGCATCACCGACACTGCAATGCTGCGGCCTCAGGTATTCGCACTGCAGGATGGTGAGGTGCAAATCGGCTTAATATGCTCAGAAAAGCAAGCAATTGACGCTACTCTTCGTAGCCTAGCATCGGAGGACAGCCGTTTTTGCTCCTTTGCTGACGATTATTGGAATGCACGCGGTGGAAGCTATACCGACGGCGGTGCGTTCATTTTCACGGTTAAAAGAAATGGTAACGGCGGCTCTTCCTTGACATGCACGGACAAGTTCGGCAGGCCGAGGACTGTTAAGCCGGGTATTAGGCCAAATTGCAAGTTGCACGTTTCGAATTGCAAGCCCGCTAAAGAATTGCCGGAGTTGTTGGCAGAAAAATCAGGAACAGCGCTTTACAAAGCAGGAATGGCCGCTGCTCCAGAAGTTGGCCTGGAGACCCTTAAGGGTATATGCTTTGGAATTTCATCTAGGACGCTCACGGATGACGAGCGCGAAGCGGCGATAAACGGCATCACCCTTCTTATTGATCGTCGCTACCCTACCGGCAACAACAAGCGCTCAACAATCCTCGAACTTTTGCATGAAACGCTAACGAGTGTGCTCGAGGGCGTTCCTTCGATAACAGAAAATGGAACTTCAAGGTATGCAAAGATAGGTTGGGAATCTCGCTTCGATTTGAGGGCGCCTGCTGGACCCGAAGAAGTTCTTGTCTTAAATGCCAAAGGTTTCCCACCAGAGGGCAACGAATGCGATGCCAGGCTGGTGGTGCAAGCATACGAGCTAGGTTGGAAGAGATTCATATGCCATGGTTATACTGGCCAAAGATTCCTAGGTTGCGGGCTTGGTCCCAACTCCCATGATGTGGTGATAGATGCATACGGGAGTACTGGCGACTATCTCGCCTCAGGACTCGACGGCGCCACTGTAATCGTCCATGGAAACGCCCAAGACCAAGTTGCTCAAATACTAAAAGAGGGGAAGCTGGTCATACATGGAGACGTTGGCCAGACGTTCATGTATGGTGCTAAGGGTGGAAAGGTTTTTGTAAAGGGAAATGCCGCAGGACGCCCTTTAATTAATGCGGTTGGCCGTCCAAAGGCTGTAATCAACGGGACATGCCTTGACTTTCTTGCAGAATCATTTATGGCGGGCGATCCACTCAAGGATGGCGGCTTTGTAATACTAAACGGAGTGCGGTTTGACGACGAAGGGCAAATTGTTGACCTCGATACCCCCTACCCCGGCTCGAATCTTTTCTCGCTGGCATCTGGCGGCGCTATTTATGTCCGAGACCCATATAGGCTTTTGGATGAAGAGCAGCTCAATGGCGGCGAGTTTCAAGACCTCACGGCGGCAGATTGGAAGCTTATTTTGCCGTATCTCGAAGAGAACGAACGACTCTTCGATATCCCAATCACACGCCTGCTAACCGTTGATGGAGAGTTGCGAGAACCGGAAGAGGTCTATCGGAAGGTTGCTCCTATGAAACAGAAGTCGGCTGGTAAATCAGCCAAAGAAGAGTTGTATGAGGACTTAGGTGAGTAGCAGAATCATAGAGAACAAGGTTGATATAGATTATTTGCAAAAGTTGGACCCAAGTGGGGAGTTTCGCCTAACAGCATGCCTTCAGTGCGCTCGATGTTCATCGGGATGTACCATGCGTGAAGAGACCGATTTCCTCCCGCATCAACTAAATCGCATGGCAATCTTGGGTCTTGAAAAAGAATTGATGGGCTCCAAGGCAATTTGGATGTGCGTTTCTTGCCAAACTTGTTTTTCTCGCTGCCCTATGCAAGTCAACACCCCAGCAATGATTGACAAACTTAGGGGAATGGCATTGGATGCACCTGGCGAACTCAAGCGAGTAAAGATATTCAATGACGTGATGCTATCGTCAATCAAGCGCTTTGGGCGAACCTACGATTTTATGCTCATGGCAATATATAAGTTGCGTTCGGGCGACCTGTTTACCGATTTGACGAAATTACCTGCAATGCTGAGAAAAGGAAAGTTTAATCTATTTCCTCCACGTACTGCAGGGCGAAAGTCAGTAAGAGGAATATTTAACCGAGTTTTTGGAAGGAGGGAGCAGAGGTGAAATATTCCTTCTTTCCCGGATGCTCTCTGGAGTCAACAGCCCGCGATTTTGGCATGTCCGTGCATGCTGTGGCAAAAGCCCTCGCAATCGAGTTGGAGGAAATTCCTGATTGGACTTGCTGTGGCTCCACTCCAGCACATGCCACCGATGCTGTTCTTGCGGCGGCACTGCCGGCTCGAAACCTATTAGCGGCGGAGAAAGCAGGTCGTGATGTGGTTGTGTGCTGTGCTTCGTGCTATGGACGTCTGGCTTCGGCTAATTATGAGCTTGCAAAGGATGAGAAACTGCGTTCGGAAGTCGCTTCGATTATTGGCCAGGAATACTCCGGCGGGCTCAAGGTGCGCCATCTGTTGGAGGTTTTGATAAAAGATGTTGGCACTAGTGAAATACGCGACTTGGTTGTCCGACCTTTAAAGGGCCTTAAGGTAGCTTGCTATTACGGATGCCTTCTTACTCGCCCGCCAGAGTTGAGCATTGCCGACGAACCTGAAGACCCTCGTTTGATGGAGGAGCTTCTAGAGGCAGTGGGCGCCGAAACCATCGAATGGCCATATAAAACCGAATGCTGTGGAGCAAGCTTCTCAATTACAAGGGTGGAGACAGTCAAACGTTTGTGTAGTGAAATTCTCAAAATGGCTGATGAAAGCGGCGCAAATTGCATTGCGGTTGCTTGTCCCCTTTGCCAAACAAATCTCGACCTTCGACAGCTGGATATTGAGGAAAAGTTCAACCTCCCAGTTTTTTACTTTACCCAGCTGCTTGGGTTGGCGTTGGGGCTTTCAAATGAGAAATTGGGCATTGGTAAGTTAATGACTGATCCAACGAAAGTTTTGCAGTTTTGCTGACGGAAAGACTTTATTTGTTTAGTTGTTACTGGGTACAGCGATGAGTAAAGATAGAAATGACGAAATGATAGGGGCAGTTATGGTATGCGGCGCAGGAATCGCCGGGATTCAAGCCGCGCTTGACCTTGCCAATTCGGGGTTCAAAGTATATTTAATTGAGAATTCGCCCTCGATTGGCGGCAAAATGGCACAGCTTGACAAAACGTTCCCTACGGGAGACTGCGCAACCTGTATACTATCGCCGAAACTGGTTGAGTGCATGCGCAACTTAAATATTGAGATAATAACTCAGGCTCAAGTCGAAGAATTGCAAGGTGAGCCTGGAAGGTTCCGCGCAAAGATACGGCAGAAGGCGAGGTATGTGGATGTAAGCAAGTGCAACGCCTGCGGCGATTGCGAGAAAGTATGTCCTGTTAGGGTACCGGATGATTTTAACTGCGGACTTTCAACTACAACCGCCATTCATAAGGTTTCCCCACAGGCTGTTCCAAATGCCTACGTAATTGAGAAACGTCGAAGGGCGCCGTGCGTTTCAGCTTGTCCCATCGGGCAAAATGCTCAAGCATATGTCGCACTTATTGCACAGGGCAAGTTTGCAGAGGCAGCCGAAATCATAAGAAAAGATAATCCTCTTCCATTAATATGTGGTTATGTTTGCCACCGCCCATGCGAGAGTGCTTGCCAGCAAGGCCGCTATGGCGAGTCGTTGTCAATTCGTGATTTGAAACGCTTTGCTTTGGAGCAAAGCCCTGCCAAAGGAAATGGCAACGCAAAGCAACTAGGCGAATTCAAGGCGGAAGCTGATGACAAGATAGCCATCATTGGTTCGGGCCCGGCAGGATTGGCGGCGGCGGATTGGCTGGTTCGGAAAGGCTACAAGGTTACTATATTCGAAGCGCTTCCCGTGCCTGGTGGCATGATGCGTGTAGGCATACCCGATTTCCGACTTCCAAGGAACGTCCTTGAGGCTGAAATAAACCAGATTCTCGATCTTGGTGTTGAACTCAAGTGCAACGTTGAAATAGGACGAGACATCTCGATTAATGATTTGTTTAGCAACGGCTATAAGTGCGTATTTGTGGCAGTTGGAGCTCAAAAGAGCGCCGGACTAGGTATTGATGGTGAAAATCTCATAGGTGTGCGCCCGGGAATTGAGTTTATTCGGAAAGTAAACCTTGGTGAGCCCGTGCAAATCGGCGAGCGCGTCATGGTTATAGGTGCTGGAAACGCCGCTATGGATATTGCACGCACCGCAATTCGCCTTGGCGCAAAAGAAGTTACAATTCTCTACCGCAGGACGAAAAAGGAGATGCCTGCTGACCCTGTTGAGGTTGATGAGGCAATCTCAGAAGGCGTCAAGTTCATTTTCCTTACAAATCCAAAGCGATTCATTGGCAAAGATGGCAAGCTAATAGGCATCGAATGTCTTAAGATGAAGCTTTCTGAGGAGAAGGACGCCTCCGGCCGAAGGAGACCCGAGCCGATAGAAGGCTCTGAGCATATTATCGAATGTGATGAAGCGATTCTTGCCACCGGACAGGTTCCCGACCTAGGATTTTGCGAGGGCTTGGCTCTTCAAACGAACAAATGGGGGCTGCTGAGTGTTGACCCGATAACATTGGCTACCAATGTCCCTGGCGTATTTGCAGGTGGTGATGTTGTTGCCGGCGCTGGAACTCTAAGTGAGGCGGTTGCGGCTGGACAACGCGCGGCCGAATCAATCCATCGCTACATCCAAGGTAAAGACCTAGCGGATGGACGAGAGCCAGAAAGCCGCAGTTGGACCGAAGAAGAGTATCTCGAACTTGAGGAGCTCCACCGACGCCAGGGTCGAAAGCAAAAAAGTACTAGAATCAAGCCTGAGCATAACAAAACCTATACCCCAGAGCAGGCAATGGAGGAGGCTAAGCGATGTCTTGCCTGTGCTGTCTGCTGTGAATGCATGGAATGCGTGAAGGCTTGTCAGCCAAAAGCAATTGACCATGAAATGCAGGATACTGTCAGGGAGATAGACGTTGGCGCAGTAATTCTTGCGCCAGGTTATGAGGAGTTTGACGCACGATTGCGCGGGGAATTCGGTTTCGGCCGCTATCCAAATGTTGTTAACAATATTCAGTTTGAGCGAATACTATCTGCCAGCGGCCCATTCAGAGGCCACATAATCAGGCCATATGATGGTCACGAGGTAAGAAAGCTTGCATTCATCCAGTGCGTTGGCTCAAGGGATGTGGTGAAGGGTAATCCCTACTGTTCCTCGGTCTGCTGTATGGCATCAATCAAAGAGGCAGTGGGCGCAAAGGCTCATAATCCAGGCATTGA
Coding sequences within it:
- a CDS encoding CoB--CoM heterodisulfide reductase iron-sulfur subunit B family protein, with translation MKYSFFPGCSLESTARDFGMSVHAVAKALAIELEEIPDWTCCGSTPAHATDAVLAAALPARNLLAAEKAGRDVVVCCASCYGRLASANYELAKDEKLRSEVASIIGQEYSGGLKVRHLLEVLIKDVGTSEIRDLVVRPLKGLKVACYYGCLLTRPPELSIADEPEDPRLMEELLEAVGAETIEWPYKTECCGASFSITRVETVKRLCSEILKMADESGANCIAVACPLCQTNLDLRQLDIEEKFNLPVFYFTQLLGLALGLSNEKLGIGKLMTDPTKVLQFC
- a CDS encoding glutamate synthase; its protein translation is MSNLAQKIIESRSWMMKDWKPGTLVRAEEEGGCGVTGFACSIPVSGRHIYAPSVQMHNRGNGKGGGIAAVGLDSNQMGVPPEILKNDYCLHIALLEPSALANVEADFITSVFDVHHAETLDHIDDYRDIEGLEIRPPEVRRYFVRPKKDVLKKFADARGLAGVPERELEDEFVYQNTFQLNSKYYASLGDKQAFVLSHGRDMLILKIVGYAEQIVEYYKLHDLRAHVWIAHQRYPTRGRVWHPGGAHPFCGMHEALVHNGDFANYYSVTEYLAQRNIRPLFLTDTEVSIQVFDLWSRVYKYPLEYVIEGLAPTVERDFDMLPKEKQEVYRAIQASHIHGSPDGPWFFIIARNDVQNDAYQLLGITDTAMLRPQVFALQDGEVQIGLICSEKQAIDATLRSLASEDSRFCSFADDYWNARGGSYTDGGAFIFTVKRNGNGGSSLTCTDKFGRPRTVKPGIRPNCKLHVSNCKPAKELPELLAEKSGTALYKAGMAAAPEVGLETLKGICFGISSRTLTDDEREAAINGITLLIDRRYPTGNNKRSTILELLHETLTSVLEGVPSITENGTSRYAKIGWESRFDLRAPAGPEEVLVLNAKGFPPEGNECDARLVVQAYELGWKRFICHGYTGQRFLGCGLGPNSHDVVIDAYGSTGDYLASGLDGATVIVHGNAQDQVAQILKEGKLVIHGDVGQTFMYGAKGGKVFVKGNAAGRPLINAVGRPKAVINGTCLDFLAESFMAGDPLKDGGFVILNGVRFDDEGQIVDLDTPYPGSNLFSLASGGAIYVRDPYRLLDEEQLNGGEFQDLTAADWKLILPYLEENERLFDIPITRLLTVDGELREPEEVYRKVAPMKQKSAGKSAKEELYEDLGE
- a CDS encoding glutamate synthase-related protein, whose translation is MAIVVNKNAIQASDADDLGIKMPPSREVKPAPDRFRNTIGKYRVWRSEACIKCGKCIEVCPRGVHVKPAGYADFIKPLDYKCTAEICKSKGSYCVDICPKRALRIELSPMYKALGDYRWTADLILSTWYMAETGRTPDGELNYECGNSGGGFDKIRFKFPKNEQRIDTAEISTAIPLNRRNDGRPSIVIDIPVYGGGMSFGSVSPHVMVAKARAAMAWNTFSCTGEGGYPDRIIPYRDHMITQVATGLFGVREETIRWAPIVEFKYAQGAKPGLGGHLLGDKNTPAVAAMREAVPGTSLFSPFPFHSVYSVEDHKKHVDWIKHVNPRALVSVKVSTPVDVDMVAVGSYHAGAHIIHLDGSYGGTGAAPDIAKKNIAMPIEYAIPKVHRFLVEEGIRDEVTLIASGGIRTAYDMAKAIALGADGVVIGTSEMVAMGCIRCGKCESGKGCARGIATTDPEMVSKMTIDWATQRIVNMLNAWREQLVDVLSRFGMRDVKELRGRWDLLRHEDYITGDE
- a CDS encoding glutamate synthase-related protein, with the protein product MPAKYHIHTQPMPPKHKPIGKYGIVDWREDCSACHNCVKRECAYDVYDKERDRLVNALQYVDYLYECKGCLCCVQSCTKGLLTWETNPEYLKLGDEVWTPDIISSTWFQAETGRIPVSGAGYPGPFCGPGFDSILTDMSEIVRPTRDGIHGREYINTQVDIGRKPTALAFNPEGKLALKSPPIVDIPIPAIFGLMPWHKTSPQLLTAILDAAKKLGTYAFVDDSSLFAHDVAIPYVSGEFVPLEARLAVWPDSPDVVRRIEKAKSTNPEMIAIVSLCLNQNAVSRSLELAKAGIDVIHLLADWHGMTVNSDKPKHITHAVREVHLAFVEQGNRDEITLIAGGGIALAEHMAKTIICGADLVSVDVPLMVALECRICKNCQQGLPCPIEIEDVEHDYAVQRIVNLMGAWHNQLLEMMGAMGIREVRRLRGEVGRAMFFDDLERECFEPIFGKRKEL
- a CDS encoding FAD-dependent oxidoreductase, whose protein sequence is MSKDRNDEMIGAVMVCGAGIAGIQAALDLANSGFKVYLIENSPSIGGKMAQLDKTFPTGDCATCILSPKLVECMRNLNIEIITQAQVEELQGEPGRFRAKIRQKARYVDVSKCNACGDCEKVCPVRVPDDFNCGLSTTTAIHKVSPQAVPNAYVIEKRRRAPCVSACPIGQNAQAYVALIAQGKFAEAAEIIRKDNPLPLICGYVCHRPCESACQQGRYGESLSIRDLKRFALEQSPAKGNGNAKQLGEFKAEADDKIAIIGSGPAGLAAADWLVRKGYKVTIFEALPVPGGMMRVGIPDFRLPRNVLEAEINQILDLGVELKCNVEIGRDISINDLFSNGYKCVFVAVGAQKSAGLGIDGENLIGVRPGIEFIRKVNLGEPVQIGERVMVIGAGNAAMDIARTAIRLGAKEVTILYRRTKKEMPADPVEVDEAISEGVKFIFLTNPKRFIGKDGKLIGIECLKMKLSEEKDASGRRRPEPIEGSEHIIECDEAILATGQVPDLGFCEGLALQTNKWGLLSVDPITLATNVPGVFAGGDVVAGAGTLSEAVAAGQRAAESIHRYIQGKDLADGREPESRSWTEEEYLELEELHRRQGRKQKSTRIKPEHNKTYTPEQAMEEAKRCLACAVCCECMECVKACQPKAIDHEMQDTVREIDVGAVILAPGYEEFDARLRGEFGFGRYPNVVNNIQFERILSASGPFRGHIIRPYDGHEVRKLAFIQCVGSRDVVKGNPYCSSVCCMASIKEAVGAKAHNPGIEVAIFYTDMRAFGKDFDRYYERAKAQGVRFIRSQVSRLVDIPQTHDLRLTYIENGKPVDEIFDMVVLSTGIRPSQAALELAKSAGVELSECGFCATEDYAPILTSRQGVLVAGAFQEPKDIPETVVQGSAAAAAAMEILAPSRGSMIVEKKYPRERDVSDEPPRIGVFVCNCGINIASVVDVEKVVEAAKNMPCVEYAEAQMYACADNTQE
- a CDS encoding 4Fe-4S dicluster domain-containing protein, with translation MSSRIIENKVDIDYLQKLDPSGEFRLTACLQCARCSSGCTMREETDFLPHQLNRMAILGLEKELMGSKAIWMCVSCQTCFSRCPMQVNTPAMIDKLRGMALDAPGELKRVKIFNDVMLSSIKRFGRTYDFMLMAIYKLRSGDLFTDLTKLPAMLRKGKFNLFPPRTAGRKSVRGIFNRVFGRREQR